Proteins from a genomic interval of Bradyrhizobium sp. CCBAU 53340:
- a CDS encoding aldehyde dehydrogenase family protein, whose protein sequence is MTAILKNFIGGEWVDGSGVTKNINPSNTNDIVGEYAKADKAQTEKAIAAAKAAFPAWAQSTPQVRYDALNKISTEILARKEELGRLLAREEGKTLPEGIGEVARAGQIFAFFAGEALRLIGEKGASVRPGLDVELTREPVGVVGMITPWNFPIAIPAWKIAPALCYGNTVVFKPAELVPGSGHALAEIITRSGIPAGVFNLVVGSGSVVGQTLLESPDVAAISFTGSVQTGRKIAQACVLSNPMKKFQLEMGGKNPLVVLDDADLKTAVEVAVNGAYFSTGQRCTASSRLIVTEGIHDRFVAAVAERLNSLSVDDALKAGVHIGPVVDQSQLDQDLRYIKIGQDEGAKLAFGGELLKRETPGHYLQPALFTEANNNMRIAREEIFGPVAAVIRAKNYEEALAISNDTEFGLASGICTTSLKYASHYKRNSESGMVMVNLPTAGVDYHVPFGGRKGSSYGAREQGSYAREFYTTVKTAYTFPG, encoded by the coding sequence ATGACTGCGATCCTGAAGAACTTCATCGGCGGCGAATGGGTCGACGGCTCCGGCGTCACCAAGAACATCAACCCCTCCAACACCAATGACATCGTCGGCGAATACGCCAAGGCCGACAAGGCACAGACCGAGAAGGCCATTGCCGCCGCGAAGGCCGCCTTCCCGGCCTGGGCGCAATCGACGCCGCAGGTGCGCTACGACGCGCTGAACAAGATTTCCACCGAGATCCTCGCCCGCAAGGAAGAGCTCGGCCGCCTGCTCGCCCGCGAGGAAGGCAAGACGCTGCCCGAGGGCATCGGCGAGGTCGCCCGCGCCGGCCAGATCTTTGCGTTCTTTGCCGGCGAGGCGCTGCGCCTGATCGGCGAAAAGGGCGCCTCCGTCCGTCCGGGCCTCGACGTCGAGCTCACGCGTGAGCCGGTCGGCGTCGTCGGCATGATCACGCCCTGGAATTTCCCGATCGCCATCCCCGCCTGGAAGATCGCGCCCGCGCTCTGCTACGGCAACACGGTGGTGTTCAAGCCGGCCGAGCTGGTGCCGGGCTCCGGCCATGCGCTCGCCGAGATCATCACCCGCTCCGGCATTCCGGCCGGCGTGTTCAATCTCGTGGTCGGCTCCGGCTCCGTGGTCGGCCAGACCCTGCTCGAGTCCCCCGATGTTGCCGCGATCTCTTTCACCGGCTCGGTGCAAACGGGCCGCAAGATCGCGCAGGCCTGCGTGCTCTCGAATCCGATGAAGAAATTCCAGCTCGAAATGGGCGGCAAGAACCCGCTGGTCGTGCTCGACGACGCCGACCTGAAGACCGCCGTCGAGGTCGCCGTCAATGGCGCCTATTTCTCGACCGGCCAGCGCTGCACCGCCTCGTCCCGCCTGATCGTGACCGAAGGCATTCACGACCGCTTCGTCGCCGCGGTGGCCGAACGCCTGAACAGCCTGTCGGTCGACGACGCGCTCAAGGCCGGCGTGCATATCGGCCCCGTGGTCGACCAGAGCCAGCTCGACCAGGATCTCCGTTACATCAAGATCGGCCAGGATGAAGGCGCCAAGCTCGCTTTCGGCGGCGAGCTGCTCAAGCGCGAGACGCCTGGCCACTATCTCCAGCCGGCGCTGTTCACCGAAGCCAACAACAACATGCGCATCGCGCGTGAGGAAATCTTCGGACCGGTCGCCGCCGTGATCCGCGCCAAGAACTACGAGGAAGCGCTGGCGATCTCCAACGACACCGAGTTCGGCCTCGCCTCCGGCATCTGCACCACCAGCCTGAAATACGCCTCGCACTACAAGCGCAACAGCGAGTCCGGCATGGTGATGGTCAATCTGCCGACCGCCGGCGTCGACTATCACGTGCCGTTCGGCGGTCGGAAGGGCTCGAGCTACGGCGCCCGCGAGCAGGGCTCCTATGCGCGTGAGTTCTACACGACGGTGAAGACGGCTTATACGTTCCCCGGCTAA
- the gudD gene encoding glucarate dehydratase: MARTDISGAPVVTAMQVIPVAGRDSMLLNLSGAHAPFFTRNIVILTDNAGHTGVGEVPGGQKIWQTLQDARDLVIGKTVGAMNNILADVRTTFADRDAGGRGKQTFDLRVMIHAVTAIESALLDLLGQHLNLPVAALLGEGQQRKSVETLGYLFFVGDRRKSKLDYVTGETGKPDWFNLRHQEAMTPETVVRLAEATQDHYGFFDFKLKGGVLRGEQEIEAVTAIAKRFPNARVTLDPNGAWSLDEAIGLCKGMHGILAYAEDPCGAEADFSGREIMAEFRRATGLPTATNMIATDWRQLSHALRLGAVDIPLADPHFWTMQGSVRVAQTCRDNGLTWGSHSNNHFDISLAMFTHVGAAAPGKVTAIDTHWIWQDGQALTKEPLLIRGGKIEVPDRPGLGIEIDRAAIEAAHELYKKHGLGARDDAIAMQDLIPGWTFDDKRPCLVR; encoded by the coding sequence ATGGCCCGGACGGATATTTCTGGCGCACCGGTCGTCACCGCGATGCAGGTGATCCCGGTTGCGGGCCGCGACAGCATGCTCCTCAATTTGAGCGGCGCGCACGCGCCGTTCTTCACCCGCAACATCGTCATCCTCACCGACAATGCCGGTCACACCGGCGTCGGCGAGGTACCGGGCGGGCAAAAGATCTGGCAGACGCTCCAGGACGCCAGGGATCTCGTGATCGGCAAGACCGTCGGCGCGATGAACAACATTCTCGCCGATGTCAGGACGACCTTCGCCGACCGCGATGCCGGTGGCCGCGGCAAGCAGACGTTCGACCTTCGCGTGATGATCCACGCCGTTACTGCAATCGAATCCGCCCTGCTCGACCTGCTTGGCCAGCATCTCAATTTGCCTGTCGCGGCCCTGCTCGGCGAAGGCCAGCAGCGCAAGAGCGTCGAGACGCTGGGCTATCTCTTCTTCGTCGGCGATCGGCGCAAGAGCAAGCTCGACTACGTCACGGGCGAGACCGGCAAGCCCGACTGGTTCAACCTCCGTCATCAGGAAGCCATGACGCCGGAGACCGTGGTGCGGCTGGCGGAAGCCACGCAAGATCACTACGGCTTTTTCGACTTCAAGCTCAAGGGCGGCGTGCTGCGTGGCGAGCAGGAGATCGAGGCCGTCACCGCCATCGCCAAGCGTTTCCCCAACGCGCGCGTCACGCTCGACCCGAACGGCGCCTGGTCGCTCGATGAAGCCATCGGCCTTTGCAAGGGCATGCACGGCATTCTCGCCTATGCTGAGGATCCCTGCGGCGCCGAAGCCGATTTCTCCGGGCGCGAGATCATGGCCGAGTTCCGCCGTGCCACCGGCCTGCCGACCGCGACCAACATGATCGCCACCGACTGGCGGCAGCTGTCCCATGCATTGCGGCTGGGCGCGGTAGACATTCCGCTGGCTGATCCCCATTTCTGGACCATGCAAGGCTCAGTCCGCGTCGCCCAGACCTGCCGTGATAACGGCCTGACCTGGGGCTCGCACTCCAACAACCACTTTGACATTTCGCTCGCCATGTTCACCCATGTCGGTGCCGCAGCTCCCGGCAAGGTCACCGCGATCGACACGCACTGGATCTGGCAGGATGGCCAGGCGCTGACGAAAGAACCGCTGCTGATCCGCGGCGGCAAGATCGAGGTCCCGGATCGTCCGGGCCTCGGCATCGAGATCGACCGCGCTGCCATCGAAGCCGCGCATGAGCTCTACAAGAAGCATGGACTTGGCGCCCGGGATGACGCTATCGCCATGCAGGACCTGATCCCCGGCTGGACCTTCGACGACAAGCGTCCCTGCCTCGTTCGCTAA
- the kdgD gene encoding 5-dehydro-4-deoxyglucarate dehydratase, translating to MSKMTPQEMAQKIGSGLLSFPVTPFRADYSFDEATYRANMDWLCGYDVAGLFAAGGTGEFFSLTPTEVPEVVEVAVDETKGRVPVLAGTGYGTAIAREIAVGAEKAGADGLLLLPPYLTHSEQDGLAAHVEAVCKSVKIGVIVYNRDNAILQPDTLARLAERCSNLVGYKDGIGDIELMTRVYTKLGDRLTYVGGLPTAETFALPYLDMGVTTYSSAVFNFVPEFATNFYAAVRKRDHATIHAGLKNFILPLIAIRNRKKGYAVSIIKAGMKVIGRDSGPVRPPLTDLTEQEMAELTELVKNLPAIRSSQQAAE from the coding sequence ATGAGCAAGATGACCCCGCAGGAAATGGCCCAGAAGATCGGATCGGGCCTCCTGTCCTTCCCCGTCACGCCGTTCAGGGCGGACTACTCGTTCGACGAGGCGACCTACCGCGCCAATATGGACTGGCTGTGCGGCTATGACGTCGCAGGTCTGTTCGCCGCCGGCGGCACCGGCGAATTCTTCTCGCTGACCCCGACCGAGGTTCCTGAGGTCGTCGAGGTCGCGGTCGACGAGACCAAGGGCCGCGTGCCCGTGCTCGCCGGCACCGGCTATGGCACCGCCATCGCGCGCGAGATCGCTGTGGGCGCGGAAAAGGCCGGCGCTGACGGCCTGTTGCTGCTGCCGCCCTACCTCACCCATTCCGAGCAGGACGGCCTTGCCGCCCACGTCGAGGCGGTCTGCAAATCCGTGAAGATCGGCGTCATCGTCTATAACCGCGACAACGCCATCCTCCAGCCCGACACGCTCGCGCGCCTCGCCGAGCGCTGTTCGAACCTCGTCGGCTACAAGGATGGCATCGGTGACATCGAGCTGATGACGCGCGTCTACACCAAGCTCGGCGACCGCCTCACCTATGTCGGCGGCCTGCCGACCGCCGAGACGTTCGCGCTGCCCTATCTCGACATGGGCGTGACGACCTACTCCTCCGCCGTGTTCAACTTCGTGCCCGAGTTCGCCACCAACTTCTACGCCGCGGTGCGCAAGCGCGACCATGCCACGATCCACGCCGGCCTGAAGAACTTCATCCTGCCGCTGATCGCGATCCGCAACCGCAAGAAGGGCTACGCGGTCTCGATCATCAAGGCCGGCATGAAGGTGATCGGCCGTGATTCCGGCCCGGTCCGTCCGCCGTTGACCGATCTCACCGAGCAGGAAATGGCGGAACTGACGGAGCTGGTGAAGAATCTGCCCGCCATCCGATCGTCACAACAGGCTGCTGAATAA
- a CDS encoding LysR substrate-binding domain-containing protein, which translates to MFDLNQLRCFVTVAEELHFGRAAVRLNMTQPPLSRQIQVLEHIIDAPLLERTSRSVRLTPAGRSFLPEARRILKLAESASQVARRIALGKTGSLKIGFTAAAAYGFLPELVAACRAKLPEVDFSLKEMVSGDQFEALTSGQIDAGLLRPPIARPELASRRVVAEPLLAAIPKKHPLANADSITIKDFDDQPFVMYSPYESRYFHDLLVALFTRADILPRYVQHLSQIHSILAMVRAGLGLAIVPAAAAGLKISDVRLRPLKLRNRVPVELFMVWRRDDENPLLSALVKIASELSSVEVMED; encoded by the coding sequence ATGTTCGACCTCAACCAGCTCCGCTGTTTCGTCACGGTGGCGGAGGAATTGCATTTCGGCCGCGCCGCGGTGCGGCTGAACATGACGCAACCGCCGCTGTCCCGGCAGATCCAGGTGCTCGAGCATATCATCGACGCGCCGCTCTTGGAGCGCACTAGCCGCTCGGTGCGCCTGACCCCGGCCGGCCGTAGCTTCCTGCCCGAGGCCCGCCGCATCCTGAAGCTCGCGGAGAGCGCCTCGCAGGTCGCTCGCCGCATCGCGCTCGGCAAGACCGGCTCGCTGAAGATCGGCTTCACGGCCGCCGCCGCCTACGGCTTCCTGCCCGAGCTGGTCGCGGCCTGCCGCGCCAAGCTCCCCGAGGTCGATTTCTCGCTGAAGGAGATGGTCTCGGGCGACCAGTTCGAGGCGCTCACATCAGGCCAAATCGATGCCGGCCTGCTGCGGCCGCCGATCGCGCGGCCGGAGCTCGCCAGCCGCCGCGTCGTCGCCGAGCCCCTGCTCGCCGCGATCCCGAAAAAGCACCCGCTGGCGAATGCGGACAGCATCACCATCAAGGATTTCGACGACCAGCCCTTCGTGATGTATTCGCCCTATGAGAGCCGCTACTTCCACGATCTGCTGGTGGCCTTGTTCACCCGCGCCGACATCCTGCCGCGCTATGTCCAGCATCTCAGCCAGATCCACTCGATCCTCGCCATGGTGCGCGCCGGCCTCGGCCTTGCCATCGTGCCGGCCGCCGCCGCCGGCCTGAAAATCTCCGATGTTCGGCTACGGCCGCTGAAGCTGCGCAACCGCGTCCCGGTCGAGCTCTTCATGGTCTGGCGCCGCGACGACGAGAATCCGCTGCTCTCCGCCCTGGTCAAGATCGCCAGCGAATTGTCCTCGGTGGAGGTGATGGAAGATTGA
- a CDS encoding MFS transporter, with protein sequence MSAVVSAADVRRSRVRLFIVTMLFLVTTVNYADRATLSIAGSALSKELHLDPVAMGWIFSAFGWSYVAAQVPGGWLLDRYGSRLVYAFSIIVWSLFTMMQGWVGFFSAGAAIIVLFALRLLVGIAEAPSFPANARIVAAWFPGNERGTASAFFNSGQYFATVIFAPLMGWIAHDYGWRYVFFVMGGLGILMGLVWIKSVYGPKEHSSINEAEFDYIKDGGALVDLDAPKEERAPDSGPKWDHIRQLLSNRMMLGVYLGQYCINTLTYFFLTWFPVYLVKERGLSILQAGFVATLPALCGFIGGVLGGIISDAILRKTGSLTMARKIPIVGGMLLSMSIIACNYVDGQALVVGFMALAFFGKGIGALGWAVVSDTSPKEAGGVSGGLFNSFGNLSSITTPIVIGYIVAATGSFNGALVFVGINALMAAFAYLVVVGKIERVVLKRSS encoded by the coding sequence ATGAGCGCAGTGGTGTCCGCAGCGGATGTGAGGAGGTCTCGCGTCCGGCTGTTCATCGTGACCATGCTGTTCCTGGTCACCACCGTCAATTATGCCGACCGCGCCACGCTGTCGATCGCAGGCTCCGCGCTGTCCAAGGAACTGCATCTCGATCCCGTCGCCATGGGCTGGATCTTCTCGGCCTTCGGCTGGTCCTATGTGGCCGCGCAGGTGCCGGGGGGCTGGCTGCTCGACCGCTACGGCTCACGCCTCGTCTATGCCTTCAGCATCATCGTCTGGTCGCTGTTCACGATGATGCAGGGCTGGGTCGGCTTCTTCAGCGCCGGTGCGGCCATCATCGTGCTGTTTGCGCTGCGCCTCCTGGTCGGCATCGCCGAAGCGCCGTCCTTCCCCGCCAACGCGCGTATCGTCGCGGCCTGGTTTCCCGGCAATGAGCGCGGCACGGCATCGGCCTTCTTCAATTCGGGGCAGTATTTCGCCACGGTGATCTTCGCGCCGCTGATGGGCTGGATCGCCCATGATTACGGCTGGCGTTACGTGTTCTTCGTGATGGGCGGGCTCGGAATCCTCATGGGCCTCGTCTGGATCAAGTCGGTCTACGGGCCGAAAGAACACTCCTCGATCAACGAGGCCGAGTTCGACTACATCAAGGACGGCGGCGCGCTGGTCGATCTCGACGCGCCCAAAGAGGAGCGCGCGCCGGACTCAGGTCCGAAGTGGGACCACATCCGCCAGCTGCTCTCCAACCGCATGATGCTCGGCGTCTATCTCGGCCAGTACTGCATCAACACGTTGACCTATTTTTTCCTGACCTGGTTCCCGGTGTACCTGGTCAAGGAGCGAGGCCTGTCGATCCTGCAGGCCGGCTTCGTCGCGACGCTGCCGGCGCTGTGCGGCTTCATCGGCGGCGTGCTCGGCGGCATCATTTCCGACGCCATCCTGCGCAAGACCGGCTCGCTGACCATGGCCCGCAAGATCCCGATCGTCGGCGGCATGCTGCTGTCGATGTCGATCATCGCCTGCAACTATGTCGACGGCCAGGCGCTGGTGGTCGGCTTCATGGCGCTCGCCTTCTTCGGCAAGGGCATCGGCGCGCTCGGCTGGGCTGTGGTCTCCGACACCTCGCCCAAGGAAGCCGGCGGCGTCTCCGGCGGCCTGTTCAACTCCTTCGGCAACCTTTCCTCGATCACCACGCCGATCGTGATCGGCTACATCGTGGCCGCGACCGGCTCCTTCAACGGCGCCCTGGTGTTCGTCGGCATCAACGCGCTGATGGCGGCGTTCGCCTACCTGGTGGTGGTCGGCAAGATCGAGCGCGTCGTGCTCAAACGTTCCTCCTGA
- a CDS encoding alkaline phosphatase family protein: MTIEKRPRAAVAIAFVSTLGLSLLAPSFAHADDRDKDKGDVKHVLLISVDGMHEVDLQRYVSSHPSSSFARLLAHGVHFADAHTSSPSDSFPGLLAFMTGGTPKTHGVFYDDSYDRTLFAPGSNCQGSPGAETLFDESIDYDLTKLDGGGPAGSNHIDPAHLPMRLKNGKCEPVYPHQFQRLNTIMEVIHEAGRRTAWSDKHPAYEIISGPSGKGLDELYAPEINSTTVPGQPGADWTADPSFTRTYDQLKVTAVLNWIKGFDNTGKTKVGVPAIFGMNFQAVSVGQKVTADGYLDAAATPSPQLQASLDFVDASLGQMLDALADQHIARDTLVIVGAKHGQSPIDVNKLHMLVGSTNPKLGGGVRADVTDPTDLLTNGGVALAQETADDVALIWLKNQGDAEKAVAILEADRKSGNKAHIEKIYAGEELVDRFGDPAAGRTPDIIIQPIPGTIYSASKKKIAEHGGFAEDDTHVLLVVSNPKLAPTVVRERVANRQVAPTILKALGLEPDDLEAVRGEDHTRLLPAVRLRD, translated from the coding sequence ATGACGATCGAAAAGCGGCCGCGCGCGGCCGTCGCTATCGCTTTTGTCTCGACGCTTGGTCTTTCGCTGCTGGCACCATCCTTCGCACACGCGGACGACAGAGACAAAGACAAGGGCGACGTCAAGCATGTGCTGCTCATCAGCGTCGACGGCATGCATGAGGTCGATTTGCAGCGCTATGTCAGCTCCCACCCGTCGTCGAGCTTTGCGAGGCTCCTCGCCCATGGCGTTCATTTCGCCGATGCGCACACCTCCAGTCCCTCGGACTCCTTTCCGGGTCTCCTCGCGTTCATGACCGGCGGGACACCGAAGACGCACGGCGTATTTTATGACGATTCCTACGACCGCACGCTGTTCGCGCCCGGCAGCAACTGCCAGGGCAGCCCAGGAGCCGAGACGCTCTTCGATGAATCGATCGACTACGACCTGACCAAGCTCGACGGCGGCGGTCCGGCCGGCTCCAATCACATCGATCCGGCGCATCTGCCGATGCGCCTGAAGAACGGCAAATGCGAGCCGGTCTATCCGCATCAATTCCAGCGGCTCAACACCATCATGGAGGTGATCCACGAGGCGGGTCGGCGCACCGCCTGGTCGGACAAGCATCCCGCCTACGAGATCATCAGCGGTCCCTCGGGCAAGGGCCTCGATGAGCTCTACGCGCCCGAGATCAACTCGACCACGGTCCCCGGTCAACCCGGCGCGGACTGGACCGCCGACCCGAGCTTTACGCGCACCTATGACCAGCTCAAGGTCACGGCGGTGCTCAACTGGATCAAAGGCTTTGATAACACAGGCAAGACCAAGGTCGGCGTTCCCGCAATCTTCGGCATGAACTTCCAGGCCGTCAGCGTCGGCCAGAAAGTGACCGCCGACGGATATCTGGACGCCGCGGCAACGCCGAGCCCGCAACTCCAGGCCTCGCTCGACTTCGTCGATGCCTCGCTCGGCCAGATGCTGGATGCACTGGCCGACCAGCACATTGCCCGCGACACGCTGGTCATCGTCGGCGCCAAGCACGGCCAGTCACCGATCGACGTCAACAAGCTTCACATGCTCGTCGGCAGCACCAACCCGAAGCTGGGCGGCGGCGTGCGGGCCGACGTAACCGATCCGACCGACTTGCTGACGAATGGCGGCGTTGCGCTGGCCCAGGAAACCGCCGATGACGTTGCGCTGATCTGGCTCAAGAACCAGGGTGATGCCGAGAAGGCCGTCGCGATCCTCGAGGCCGACCGCAAGAGCGGCAACAAGGCGCACATCGAGAAGATCTATGCCGGCGAAGAGCTGGTCGATCGGTTCGGCGATCCGGCCGCCGGCCGCACGCCTGATATCATCATCCAGCCGATCCCCGGCACGATCTACAGCGCAAGCAAGAAGAAGATCGCCGAACACGGTGGTTTCGCCGAGGATGACACCCACGTCCTGCTCGTCGTCTCCAATCCGAAGCTCGCGCCCACGGTCGTTCGCGAGCGGGTCGCGAACCGGCAGGTCGCGCCGACCATCCTGAAGGCGCTTGGCCTCGAGCCGGACGATCTCGAGGCGGTGCGCGGCGAAGACCATACCCGTCTGCTGCCGGCCGTACGGTTGAGGGACTGA
- a CDS encoding DUF1501 domain-containing protein encodes MNRRELIKTFAALAPLTVAGRVWAAPATDARMLVVFLRGAYDAANVVVPVSSDFYRASRPTLAIAKPDVGNPNSALSLDADWGLHPALRDSIYPLWARREIAFIPFAGTSDDLTRSHFETQDTIELGQSAGGSRDYRSGFMSRLATELTRARPIAFTDQLPLIFRGKSQVPNTGINNVAKPGVDDRQAALIKQMYTQSNLASSVSEGFRVRDDVYRSVSEEMNAANRGAVSPRGFELAARRIGRLMREQFNLGFVDVGGWDTHVNQGAANGYLADRLGELGRALVGFSEEVGPAAWRDTVVVVISEFGRTFRENGDRGTDHGHGSVYWVLGGGINGGRILGEQVKVEQPHLFQNRDYPVLTDYRALFADLFGHVFGLGNESLQRIFTGVHPTNLALV; translated from the coding sequence ATGAACCGTCGCGAGCTGATCAAGACTTTTGCTGCCCTTGCTCCGCTCACGGTGGCGGGCCGCGTCTGGGCTGCGCCGGCGACCGACGCCCGCATGCTGGTCGTGTTCTTGCGCGGCGCCTATGATGCGGCGAATGTCGTCGTGCCGGTCTCGAGCGATTTCTATCGCGCCTCGCGGCCGACGCTCGCCATCGCCAAGCCCGATGTCGGCAATCCCAATTCCGCACTCTCGCTCGACGCCGACTGGGGACTGCATCCGGCCTTGCGCGACAGCATCTATCCGCTCTGGGCCAGGCGCGAGATCGCCTTCATTCCCTTTGCCGGCACCAGCGACGACCTGACAAGGAGCCATTTCGAGACCCAGGACACGATCGAACTCGGCCAATCCGCCGGGGGCTCGCGCGACTACCGGTCGGGCTTCATGAGCCGGCTCGCCACCGAGCTGACCCGCGCCAGGCCGATCGCGTTTACAGATCAGCTGCCGCTGATCTTCCGCGGCAAATCGCAGGTGCCGAACACCGGCATCAACAACGTTGCCAAGCCCGGCGTCGACGACCGTCAGGCGGCCCTGATCAAGCAGATGTACACCCAATCCAACCTGGCATCCTCGGTGTCGGAAGGTTTTCGCGTCCGCGACGATGTCTACCGCTCGGTCTCCGAGGAGATGAATGCCGCCAACCGCGGCGCAGTCTCGCCGCGCGGCTTCGAATTGGCGGCGCGCCGCATCGGCCGCCTGATGCGCGAGCAATTCAACCTCGGCTTCGTCGACGTTGGCGGCTGGGACACGCATGTCAACCAGGGTGCCGCTAACGGCTATCTCGCCGACCGGCTCGGTGAGCTCGGTCGCGCCCTCGTTGGCTTCTCCGAGGAAGTCGGGCCCGCCGCATGGCGCGACACGGTGGTGGTTGTGATCTCGGAATTCGGCCGCACCTTTCGCGAGAATGGCGACCGGGGCACCGATCACGGCCATGGCAGCGTCTACTGGGTGCTCGGCGGCGGCATCAATGGCGGCCGCATCCTGGGCGAGCAGGTCAAGGTCGAGCAGCCGCATCTGTTCCAGAACCGCGACTATCCCGTGCTGACCGACTATCGCGCACTGTTCGCCGACCTGTTCGGCCACGTCTTCGGTCTCGGTAACGAGAGCCTCCAGCGCATCTTCACCGGCGTGCACCCGACGAACCTGGCGTTAGTTTGA
- a CDS encoding DUF1800 domain-containing protein: MDSRSGYRRLRWSRLATLVALAAGLSSNVSRADDLNPHDLALLDRLTFGVSTSSATHMHGIGAERWLQEQLHPAGNPAVPDAAKAQIEAMPDVHSFPFDIAVAFEQQSKSANQVVDPEQKKAAQQVFQQAMNERAKQAAARTILRALYAPDQLRERMVWFWFNHFNVHQYKSNLRVLVGDYIDHAIRPNSLGKFRDLLAATVHHPAMLRYLDNADNAAGHLNENYAREIMELHTMGVGSGYTQADVEALAKILTGVGIDTRPEDPKLKPELQSQLVREGAFEFNPSRHDYSDKIFLGHTIKGRGLAEVDEAIDILVRHPATASHVSRKIATYFVSDNPPEALVQRMAQTFKSTDGDIASVLAAMIHSPEFEAALKPGTRFKDPVQYVLSAVRLAYDDRVILNTAPIQGWINRLGEGLFNHETPDGYALTSASWSGPGQMMVRFEIARQIGSGSSGLFKSDGPNPIEQPAFPLLQNALYFNGLRKTLGPATLASLDRAISPQDWNTLFLSSPEFMH, translated from the coding sequence GTGGATAGCAGAAGCGGATATCGTCGGCTGCGGTGGTCGCGCCTTGCGACGCTCGTGGCGCTCGCCGCAGGCCTGAGTTCGAACGTCTCTCGTGCTGACGATCTAAATCCGCACGATCTCGCCTTGCTCGATCGGCTGACCTTCGGCGTGAGCACTTCGAGCGCCACGCACATGCATGGCATCGGCGCCGAACGCTGGCTCCAGGAGCAACTCCATCCGGCCGGCAATCCGGCTGTGCCCGACGCTGCCAAGGCGCAGATCGAGGCAATGCCCGACGTCCACAGCTTCCCGTTCGACATTGCTGTCGCCTTCGAGCAGCAATCCAAAAGCGCCAACCAAGTCGTCGACCCCGAGCAGAAGAAGGCCGCGCAGCAGGTCTTTCAGCAGGCGATGAACGAGCGCGCCAAGCAGGCCGCGGCGCGCACCATCCTGCGCGCGCTCTACGCGCCCGACCAGCTGCGCGAGCGCATGGTCTGGTTCTGGTTCAATCATTTCAACGTCCACCAGTACAAGTCGAACCTGCGCGTCCTGGTCGGCGACTACATCGACCACGCCATTCGTCCCAATTCGCTCGGCAAGTTTCGCGACCTGCTCGCGGCGACCGTCCACCATCCCGCGATGCTGCGCTATCTCGACAATGCCGACAACGCCGCCGGCCATCTGAACGAGAACTACGCCCGCGAGATCATGGAGCTGCACACCATGGGCGTCGGCTCTGGCTACACGCAGGCCGATGTCGAGGCGCTGGCGAAGATCCTCACCGGGGTCGGCATCGACACCAGGCCGGAAGACCCGAAGCTCAAGCCGGAACTGCAGTCCCAGCTCGTGCGCGAGGGCGCCTTCGAGTTCAACCCGTCCCGTCACGACTACAGCGACAAGATTTTTCTCGGTCACACCATCAAAGGGCGCGGACTCGCCGAGGTCGACGAGGCCATCGACATCCTGGTGCGCCATCCGGCGACTGCAAGCCATGTCTCGCGCAAGATCGCGACCTACTTCGTCTCGGACAATCCGCCGGAAGCGCTGGTGCAGCGGATGGCGCAAACCTTCAAATCAACCGACGGCGACATTGCCTCGGTCCTCGCCGCGATGATCCATTCACCCGAATTCGAGGCTGCGCTGAAGCCCGGGACACGTTTCAAGGATCCCGTGCAATACGTGCTCTCTGCGGTCCGTCTCGCCTATGACGACAGGGTGATCCTGAACACGGCGCCGATCCAGGGCTGGATCAATCGGCTCGGCGAGGGCCTGTTCAACCACGAGACGCCTGACGGCTACGCCCTGACCTCAGCGTCGTGGAGCGGCCCCGGTCAGATGATGGTTCGCTTCGAGATCGCGCGTCAGATCGGCTCAGGCTCATCCGGCCTGTTCAAATCCGACGGACCGAACCCGATCGAGCAACCCGCGTTCCCGCTGCTGCAGAACGCACTGTATTTCAACGGCCTTCGCAAGACGCTCGGCCCGGCGACGCTTGCATCGCTCGACAGGGCCATTTCACCGCAGGACTGGAACACGCTGTTCCTGTCGTCACCGGAATTCATGCACTGA